In Candidatus Pelagibacter ubique HIMB140, a single window of DNA contains:
- a CDS encoding TRAP transporter large permease, with amino-acid sequence MLAEFIDPAYLGFILVGVMLFAIFVGFPISFTLIFLGFVFGYLGFGKLVFYLMTLQFSMVMTEQTLAAVPLFVFMGIMMEQAGLMERLFSSFQMMLARVRGALYYAVLFVSVIFAAATGIVGASVTILGIMAAKSMNRSGYDVRLAAGTITAGGTLGILIPPSIMLVVMGPIMEIPVIDLFAAAIIPGILLASLYAGYTTIRCMINPKLGPVIPEEMRAASMKEVWIEFFLGLVPPAALVFAALGSILFGFATPTEAAGCGAMGALLLSLAYKKLTFSKLQEALVKTLEITALIMVLVAASNFFGAVFARLGTPTLLTEFLLGLEMNKYLILAIVMVAIFLLGWPLEWVPIVMIIVPIILPLIEALGFNLTWFAILVAVNLQTAWLSPPVALSAYFLKGVVPEWDLKDIYYGMMQFMVLQIIGLVLIIIFPKIALWLPTLLYGQ; translated from the coding sequence ATGTTAGCTGAATTTATAGATCCAGCATATTTAGGTTTTATTCTGGTAGGAGTAATGCTTTTTGCAATTTTCGTAGGATTTCCTATTTCATTTACACTTATATTTTTAGGTTTTGTATTTGGATATTTAGGGTTTGGAAAATTGGTTTTTTATTTAATGACGCTCCAATTTTCGATGGTCATGACCGAACAAACCCTCGCCGCCGTCCCGCTCTTTGTCTTTATGGGTATTATGATGGAGCAGGCAGGTTTGATGGAAAGATTATTCTCATCATTTCAAATGATGCTAGCAAGAGTTAGAGGAGCATTATATTACGCTGTTCTTTTTGTTTCAGTCATTTTTGCTGCAGCAACAGGAATTGTTGGTGCCTCAGTAACCATACTCGGTATTATGGCTGCAAAATCTATGAATAGATCTGGCTATGACGTTAGGCTTGCTGCAGGTACGATAACAGCTGGTGGTACTTTAGGAATTTTAATACCCCCAAGTATCATGCTAGTTGTTATGGGACCAATTATGGAAATTCCAGTTATTGATTTATTTGCGGCCGCTATAATTCCAGGAATTCTTCTAGCAAGTTTGTACGCTGGATACACAACAATAAGATGTATGATCAATCCTAAATTGGGACCTGTAATACCTGAAGAGATGAGAGCTGCTAGCATGAAAGAAGTTTGGATTGAATTCTTCTTAGGTTTAGTTCCACCTGCAGCATTAGTTTTTGCAGCATTAGGAAGCATACTTTTTGGTTTTGCAACTCCAACAGAAGCAGCTGGTTGTGGTGCAATGGGAGCTTTACTACTTTCTTTAGCATACAAAAAATTAACTTTTTCAAAACTTCAAGAAGCTCTTGTTAAAACTTTAGAGATAACAGCTTTAATTATGGTTTTAGTTGCCGCATCAAACTTTTTTGGTGCTGTTTTTGCAAGACTAGGTACTCCAACTCTATTAACTGAATTCTTGTTAGGTTTAGAAATGAACAAATATTTAATATTAGCGATTGTAATGGTTGCAATATTTTTATTGGGTTGGCCTTTAGAGTGGGTACCAATCGTAATGATTATTGTTCCAATTATTTTACCATTGATTGAAGCTCTTGGCTTTAATCTTACTTGGTTTGCAATATTAGTTGCCGTCAATCTCCAGACCGCCTGGCTGTCCCCACCAGTGGCTTTGTCTGCGTATTTCTTAAAAGGGGTGGTGCCTGAATGGGATTTAAAAGATATTTATTATGGAATGATGCAATTTATGGTGCTTCAAATAATTGGTTTGGTTTTAATTATAATATTTCCTAAAATTGCACTTTGGTTACCAACTCTCCTATATGGACAGTAG
- a CDS encoding alcohol dehydrogenase catalytic domain-containing protein, with amino-acid sequence MKALVYTGTQELVYRDEPNPIEVSGESILKIHASGICGSDMHAYHGHDERRIPPLILGHEVSGEVQNGKFKGKDVVLNPLITCGKCEYCTSGREHLCPHRIILGMNKPIERQGVFAEFVSTPDTNIYEIPDGLDKNEAPVAEPTAVSLHAVLIGEQSLKKPLSECKILIQGGGAIGLLCGLILSKIKNCKNIILSDPNKLRLNECSKYLDAKYVAPDHNEIESNKFDIVFDTVGLEISRQQAIEVVKPGGSIIHIGLTQPAGTFNFRKMTLQEVTVIGTYCYTNKDFEQTLSILANKEIGSLDWIEFRDLKNGGDAFKQIHDGTCVAPKIILIP; translated from the coding sequence ATGAAAGCTTTAGTATATACTGGAACACAAGAATTAGTTTACAGAGACGAACCTAATCCAATTGAAGTTTCGGGAGAAAGTATTTTAAAAATCCATGCTTCAGGAATATGTGGTTCTGATATGCACGCATATCATGGACATGATGAGAGAAGAATTCCTCCGTTAATATTAGGCCATGAAGTTAGTGGTGAAGTCCAAAATGGTAAATTTAAAGGTAAAGACGTTGTTTTAAATCCTTTGATAACTTGTGGTAAATGTGAATACTGCACAAGTGGAAGAGAACATCTTTGTCCTCATAGAATTATTTTAGGCATGAATAAACCAATTGAAAGACAAGGGGTTTTTGCAGAGTTTGTCTCAACACCAGACACAAATATTTATGAAATTCCAGATGGATTAGATAAAAATGAAGCGCCAGTAGCAGAGCCAACTGCTGTTTCTCTACATGCAGTATTAATTGGTGAACAATCTTTAAAAAAACCTTTGTCTGAATGTAAAATTTTAATCCAAGGTGGTGGTGCAATAGGATTATTATGTGGTTTAATTTTATCTAAAATTAAAAATTGTAAAAATATAATTCTCTCTGATCCTAATAAATTGAGATTAAATGAGTGCTCAAAATATTTAGATGCAAAATATGTTGCACCAGACCATAACGAAATAGAAAGTAATAAATTTGATATTGTATTTGATACGGTAGGGTTAGAAATTTCAAGACAACAGGCTATTGAAGTAGTTAAGCCGGGTGGTTCAATTATACACATAGGCTTAACACAGCCAGCTGGAACCTTTAATTTTAGAAAAATGACACTTCAAGAGGTGACCGTAATAGGAACTTATTGTTATACCAATAAGGATTTTGAGCAAACTTTGTCAATATTAGCTAACAAAGAGATAGGTTCTCTAGATTGGATTGAATTTAGAGATTTAAAAAATGGTGGTGATGCCTTTAAACAAATTCATGATGGCACCTGTGTTGCACCTAAAATTATACTGATACCTTAG
- a CDS encoding TRAP transporter small permease subunit: MAEEPTKLDISDEMIAERRGGSGKMPNDMPSWMASSIVNIDKFSKWIGNVVCWILMPLIFAMTYEVLARKLFHAPTIWAYDISRFLYGALFMLGAGYALSKGVHIRADFLYRNFKTKNQGTIDFWLYILFYFPGLIVFLYMTIGYVGESIQRGERGMDTTWMPYMWPIKTCLMVGIVFLLIQGISELLKSYWAATRGKWPGEDE, translated from the coding sequence ATGGCTGAAGAACCAACTAAACTAGATATATCAGATGAAATGATAGCCGAAAGGCGAGGTGGTTCAGGGAAGATGCCAAATGACATGCCATCATGGATGGCAAGTTCTATTGTAAATATTGATAAATTTAGCAAATGGATAGGTAACGTTGTTTGTTGGATACTGATGCCACTTATCTTTGCTATGACTTACGAAGTTTTGGCGAGAAAACTTTTTCATGCACCTACAATTTGGGCTTATGACATAAGTAGATTTTTGTATGGTGCACTATTCATGTTAGGTGCAGGTTATGCACTTTCAAAAGGTGTTCATATAAGAGCAGATTTTTTATACAGAAATTTCAAAACAAAAAACCAAGGGACGATTGATTTTTGGTTATATATTTTATTTTATTTTCCAGGACTAATAGTCTTTCTTTATATGACAATTGGTTATGTGGGTGAGTCTATTCAAAGAGGTGAAAGAGGAATGGATACTACATGGATGCCTTATATGTGGCCAATTAAAACTTGTTTAATGGTTGGTATAGTATTTTTATTAATCCAAGGTATTTCAGAATTATTAAAAAGTTATTGGGCTGCTACTAGAGGAAAATGGCCAGGAGAAGATGAATAA
- a CDS encoding TRAP transporter substrate-binding protein, protein MKKIISMLFAVAMVFGFISNANAAKTLKCQTVLNTKADEVKMLKDFTDTVTALTGGSLKFEIMPAGAVVGVKETLDAVDKGLIDCGFAWTHYWSGDHPAAMLFGSPVAGGGVGIDNIAFLSWFQYGGGKELYDRLWKEMGRDIKGFMIQPVGPEALGWFPKPIKDMADFRKYKFRTPPGIPGQTYKDIGIASVAMGGGDILPALEAGTIDAAEWCCPKPDLTFGFQKVLKHYYLQGLHQVVVNADFYITGKTYNAMSDHEKKSLEVAANASLAKSLSYRIYENGKALRELTEVHGVKLEDTPSDYFTEYMAAAKKSLETNAANNAFFAEVWDSMKEFADIAVPFWSGAQMSNAKLGMAHAATLK, encoded by the coding sequence ATGAAAAAAATCATTTCAATGTTATTTGCAGTTGCAATGGTGTTTGGATTTATTTCAAATGCTAATGCTGCAAAAACACTAAAATGTCAGACAGTTCTTAACACAAAAGCTGATGAAGTTAAGATGTTAAAGGACTTTACTGACACAGTAACAGCGTTAACTGGTGGATCTCTTAAGTTTGAAATTATGCCAGCTGGAGCTGTTGTTGGTGTAAAAGAAACTTTAGATGCAGTTGACAAAGGCCTAATCGATTGTGGTTTCGCATGGACTCACTATTGGTCAGGTGACCATCCTGCAGCTATGCTATTCGGTTCTCCAGTAGCTGGTGGTGGTGTTGGTATTGACAACATTGCATTCTTATCATGGTTTCAGTATGGCGGTGGAAAAGAGTTATACGACAGACTATGGAAAGAAATGGGAAGAGACATCAAAGGATTTATGATTCAACCAGTTGGACCAGAAGCTTTAGGTTGGTTTCCAAAACCAATTAAAGATATGGCTGACTTTAGAAAATATAAGTTCAGAACTCCTCCAGGAATTCCAGGACAAACATATAAAGACATCGGTATCGCATCTGTAGCTATGGGTGGTGGAGATATTCTACCAGCTTTAGAAGCAGGAACAATTGATGCTGCTGAATGGTGTTGTCCAAAACCAGACTTAACGTTTGGTTTCCAAAAAGTATTAAAGCACTACTACCTACAAGGTTTACACCAAGTAGTTGTAAATGCTGACTTTTATATTACTGGAAAAACATACAACGCTATGAGCGATCATGAGAAGAAGTCTCTTGAAGTTGCAGCTAATGCATCATTAGCTAAATCTTTAAGTTACAGAATCTATGAAAATGGTAAAGCTTTAAGAGAGCTTACCGAAGTTCATGGAGTTAAATTAGAGGACACACCTTCTGATTACTTCACAGAATACATGGCTGCAGCTAAGAAAAGTTTGGAAACAAACGCTGCAAACAATGCATTCTTTGCAGAAGTATGGGACTCTATGAAAGAATTTGCTGATATAGCAGTTCCTTTCTGGAGTGGTGCTCAAATGTCTAATGCGAAGCTAGGAATGGCTCACGCAGCAACATTAAAGTAA
- a CDS encoding cytosine permease, with amino-acid sequence MNQPKVKYSLSNWDLVSVNPNYKTWNWKDLFCYWGVNVQSVIGFSLIASIYIMYNLNTFVVLIGTLLGSFFVYLFANFIGKPSQKFGLPFVVLLRSSLGFNGAKFFGLIRSLVGIFLFGIQTYFLSKILTYLIRILLFTIDESLLVQDIFIFYFFGLNIIDWSSILIVIIFQTFLFSIGAQYNKKIINFSAISVYVGIIVFFFLVFLSDVKLTSKAFVNIFNTKNFFDLNNLLPLLTVAGTVFAYFSILIISFGDISRNVKNTKELGKGNLSLLINLIIFSFFSIFIVAGSDALLNQKFSDIDRIFTNPTDIIGKYDNIQITTLVLFFIVIASASTNLVANYIPSQYSLINFVPNKLSLRSASYIISFLGFLVAISWLTILSQIGILSFIDTFGAFFGPLFGVIVADYYLINKQSLSNKDLYSVEKESSYYYSRGWHIKGVYSVFLGFIFSASTIWNTNLMFLQSYAWLIGAFVAWITYYLLAKK; translated from the coding sequence GTGAATCAACCTAAAGTTAAATACTCCCTATCAAATTGGGATTTAGTTTCGGTAAATCCAAACTATAAAACTTGGAATTGGAAAGACCTTTTTTGTTACTGGGGAGTTAATGTACAAAGTGTAATTGGTTTTTCTCTAATTGCCTCAATTTATATAATGTACAATCTAAACACCTTTGTGGTTTTAATAGGAACTTTATTAGGTTCATTTTTTGTTTATTTGTTTGCTAATTTTATTGGAAAACCTTCACAAAAGTTTGGATTACCTTTTGTAGTTTTGTTGAGATCTTCTTTAGGATTTAATGGAGCGAAATTTTTTGGATTAATCAGAAGCTTGGTTGGAATCTTCTTATTTGGAATTCAAACTTATTTTTTATCAAAAATTTTAACTTATCTTATTAGAATATTACTTTTCACTATCGATGAGTCATTGTTAGTACAAGATATATTTATTTTTTATTTTTTTGGTTTAAATATTATAGATTGGTCATCAATTTTAATTGTAATTATTTTTCAAACATTTTTGTTTAGTATTGGTGCTCAATATAATAAAAAAATAATAAATTTTTCAGCAATCAGTGTTTATGTAGGAATTATTGTTTTTTTCTTCCTTGTTTTTTTAAGTGATGTCAAATTAACATCAAAAGCCTTTGTAAATATTTTTAATACCAAAAACTTTTTTGATCTTAATAATTTATTACCACTTTTAACTGTAGCAGGAACTGTCTTTGCTTATTTTTCAATATTAATAATTAGTTTTGGGGACATTTCTAGGAATGTTAAAAATACTAAAGAGTTGGGTAAAGGGAATTTAAGTTTGCTTATTAATTTAATTATTTTCTCTTTTTTCTCTATATTTATTGTTGCCGGATCAGATGCACTTTTAAATCAAAAATTTTCAGACATAGACAGAATTTTTACAAATCCCACTGATATAATTGGCAAATATGACAATATTCAAATAACTACATTGGTACTATTTTTTATCGTAATTGCTTCAGCATCCACGAATTTAGTAGCCAATTATATTCCATCTCAATATTCACTAATAAATTTTGTTCCAAATAAATTATCTTTAAGGAGTGCAAGTTATATAATTTCTTTCCTCGGTTTTTTGGTAGCTATTTCTTGGCTTACAATTTTGAGTCAAATTGGCATTTTATCTTTTATAGATACATTTGGTGCATTTTTTGGTCCGTTATTTGGAGTAATAGTTGCTGACTATTATCTGATCAATAAACAAAGTTTGAGTAACAAAGATTTGTATTCAGTAGAAAAAGAAAGTAGTTACTATTATTCAAGAGGGTGGCATATCAAAGGTGTTTATTCAGTATTTCTAGGTTTTATTTTTTCAGCATCAACAATTTGGAACACAAATTTAATGTTTTTACAGTCTTATGCGTGGTTAATTGGTGCATTTGTAGCCTGGATAACGTATTACTTGTTGGCAAAAAAATAA
- a CDS encoding GMC family oxidoreductase translates to MNNFDFIILGAGSAGCVLANRLSENSSHKVLLIEAGGKDNYPWIHIPVGYFKTMHNPNTDWCYKTEPDESMNNISIRYPRGKTLGGSSSINGLLYIRGQHRDYDIWRQLGNTGWGWDDVLPYFIKAENQERGKSEYHGVGGPLSVSDQRIHLPLLDEFQNAAEEFGVPKTKDFNTGDNHGCGYFQVTEKDGFRCSTAVGYLNPIKHRKNLTIITHAHVKKINFENKKAKSVEYWQDNELKTAEANREVIVSSGAIGSPQILQVSGIGNPEKLKKLGIDMVHNLNGVGENLHDHLMLRPIYKINGLKSLNKKINSLFGNLLIGLEYVFKRSGPMTMGASQLCMFAKSDPSLELPDLQWHVQPMSMDTLGATKNHDFHAFTPTVSNIRPTSRGHVSIVDKDSRVYAKIKQNYLSTDHDRMIAAKGLKLTRRIIMESETFKKYTPEEYRPGIHIDDDEELVKEASNFAQTIFHPVGTCKMGQDEMSVVDEKLKVRGIENLRVIDASIMPNITSGNTNAPTIMIAEKGADMILQQ, encoded by the coding sequence ATGAATAATTTTGATTTTATTATACTAGGAGCTGGATCTGCAGGCTGTGTTTTAGCAAATAGGCTATCAGAAAACTCTTCACACAAAGTTCTTTTAATTGAGGCTGGAGGTAAAGATAATTACCCATGGATCCATATTCCAGTTGGTTATTTTAAAACGATGCACAATCCTAATACTGACTGGTGCTATAAGACAGAACCAGATGAAAGCATGAATAATATTTCAATACGTTATCCCCGTGGAAAAACTTTAGGAGGAAGCTCTTCTATCAATGGACTTTTATATATACGAGGACAACATAGAGATTATGATATTTGGAGACAGCTTGGAAATACTGGCTGGGGTTGGGATGATGTTCTGCCCTATTTTATAAAAGCAGAGAATCAAGAAAGAGGTAAAAGTGAATATCATGGAGTTGGTGGACCTCTCTCTGTCTCAGATCAAAGAATACACCTTCCTCTTTTAGATGAGTTTCAAAACGCTGCTGAGGAATTTGGTGTACCAAAAACAAAAGATTTTAATACAGGAGACAATCATGGCTGTGGTTATTTTCAAGTAACTGAAAAAGATGGATTTAGATGCAGTACTGCTGTTGGTTATCTAAACCCTATTAAGCATAGAAAAAATTTAACAATTATTACCCACGCTCATGTTAAAAAAATTAACTTTGAAAATAAAAAAGCAAAATCAGTTGAGTATTGGCAAGATAATGAATTGAAAACAGCTGAAGCAAATAGAGAAGTTATAGTTTCTTCTGGTGCAATTGGTTCTCCTCAAATATTGCAAGTATCAGGAATTGGAAATCCAGAAAAACTAAAAAAATTAGGAATTGATATGGTTCATAATTTAAATGGTGTAGGTGAAAATCTACACGATCACTTAATGTTAAGACCTATTTATAAAATTAACGGTTTAAAATCTCTTAATAAAAAAATTAATAGCTTGTTTGGAAATTTGCTTATCGGATTAGAGTATGTTTTTAAAAGAAGTGGTCCAATGACTATGGGTGCAAGCCAACTTTGTATGTTTGCAAAAAGTGATCCTTCTTTAGAATTACCTGATTTACAATGGCACGTACAACCAATGAGTATGGATACTTTGGGAGCTACAAAAAATCATGATTTTCACGCTTTTACTCCAACTGTTTCAAATATAAGACCTACAAGTAGAGGTCACGTAAGTATTGTTGATAAAGACTCCCGTGTTTACGCAAAAATAAAACAAAACTACCTATCAACCGATCACGATAGAATGATTGCTGCTAAAGGATTAAAATTGACAAGAAGAATTATAATGGAATCTGAAACTTTTAAGAAATATACACCTGAGGAATATAGACCTGGTATTCATATTGATGATGACGAGGAATTGGTAAAAGAAGCATCAAATTTTGCACAAACAATTTTTCATCCTGTTGGTACATGTAAAATGGGTCAAGATGAGATGTCAGTAGTTGATGAAAAATTAAAAGTAAGAGGAATAGAAAATCTTCGAGTTATTGATGCATCGATAATGCCTAACATTACTTCAGGAAATACTAACGCACCTACGATTATGATTGCAGAAAAAGGTGCTGACATGATACTACAACAATAA
- a CDS encoding DUF3047 domain-containing protein produces the protein MKIFFKLISIFLISISSVVANEVVVFEFTEAELSELTVRKVRGAKNETKYTVGKNENGNFLKAVADNAASGLGKEVKIDLNKTPFINITWKIEQDLSGIKEDTKKGHDFAARVFAVKKTGATPLSNRAVNYVFSSNRDVGVSSPSPYTKKSIDNVMATTKTNLNEWVTVKSNVKEDFKKFHDLDLDELDGLAVMADTDNSKMKSIGYFQNIYFSAN, from the coding sequence ATGAAAATATTTTTTAAACTCATCTCAATTTTTTTGATTTCAATTAGCTCAGTTGTTGCAAATGAAGTTGTAGTTTTTGAGTTTACAGAAGCAGAACTTTCAGAATTAACTGTCAGAAAAGTAAGGGGAGCAAAGAACGAGACAAAATATACTGTTGGGAAAAATGAAAATGGAAATTTCCTTAAGGCTGTAGCCGATAATGCAGCATCTGGTCTTGGCAAAGAAGTTAAAATTGATCTAAACAAGACTCCATTTATAAATATTACATGGAAAATTGAGCAAGATTTATCCGGAATTAAAGAAGATACAAAGAAAGGCCATGATTTTGCAGCGAGAGTTTTTGCTGTTAAAAAAACAGGTGCAACACCATTATCAAACAGAGCAGTTAACTATGTGTTTTCAAGCAATAGAGATGTTGGTGTTAGTTCACCAAGTCCATACACAAAAAAATCTATAGACAATGTAATGGCCACAACCAAAACTAATTTAAATGAATGGGTAACAGTTAAATCAAATGTAAAAGAAGATTTTAAGAAATTCCATGATTTAGATTTAGATGAATTAGATGGATTGGCGGTTATGGCTGATACAGATAATTCTAAAATGAAATCTATAGGCTATTTCCAGAATATTTATTTTTCAGCAAATTAA